From the Hordeum vulgare subsp. vulgare chromosome 1H, MorexV3_pseudomolecules_assembly, whole genome shotgun sequence genome, the window GCGTGAGGCAGTTCATTGACAAAATTTCCATGGTTCTCAATGTCACTATCAGTGTCACTGAAAGGCTATCGGGCACCCGCGGTGGCATACTAAGTCAGTGTTATCCATTGTAGTGCACGCGAGTTAATGTAGGCAGCCTCGTTGAGGTCGAGGCCTTGGTTGCCATGTCGTCCTTCAGCATGAGTCGAGGAGAAGACGACAATGTGGACAATAGGCTCAGTCTCGCCGGCCTCGTTTGAGGAGAAATGTGTCTGCATAACGGTGGCAAGGTCGTTCTGGTAGTAGTTCGGGGAAGAGGACGATGAGCTCCTGAACGGCCGACGGTGGAACTTACTTGGCTGAAATCGGCCAGTATTGTTGCCACAACTAGTGGACGCCCCAGTTGAAGGGGAAGATTCTTCTTTTTCGGCCGCCGGACAGCCCGCCCAAAGGTGTGGGTTACCTTTggggccacctccttctcctaaATCGCCTTCCGTGCCACTTTGTCATCCAGCGTCCTCTTATTCTCAAGACGTCTGGCGGCGGCAATTTATGATTAGTGATGCCTGGGAGGGGGCAGACGATGGATCGAAGCATCCGAGACTGCGAGTTGCGGCATCGTCGACGCGGGAGGGAGAATTTGGTATGGTTTTGGCAGGCGGCGATAAGCAATGGGAAGGAAGAATATGGTAGCCAACCGTGTATACCCCAATGCCGGGTTACTGATATGCGGCGTCAATCTGTCCGAGTGACCAAAGCGAATCGGAATCTTCATGTATTGACACTACGTACAATAGTGTTATCTCATCATAACTAATCACTTGACGATGCATATATGAAGTTCGTTTTGATGATACAATGCTTTGTTTATTCAATAATCAATACGACAGCCTAACAAGAATTGAAGTCCAAAAGCCACAAGACCGATAATAATATTGCGATAGATAGTAAAGAATGGGGTGTCCAATCTTGTGTGCACAACACTTTGAATGGACCATTATGTCTCATAATCTTGTGGTACCAGAGGGACAAGGAGGAGCTTGTCCTTGCGGTGCACGGTGAGCCCAAATGATTCTGTCATACTTATCCCCCGTTCCGCTGATCCCGGTGGCAGCTTCCAGTCGAAGTGGTACACGAGATTGgctagcatgatttcaatggcgGCAATGGCGAAGTTTATACCGGGGCATATCCTCCGCCCCGTCCCGAACGGCAGGTAGAGGAAACCGTTCCCCTTATAATCCATGGCCGCAGCACTGCCGCCTTGCATGAAGCGCTCAGGCAGGAACTCCTCCGCGCTCTCCCAGCTGCTGGGATCCCTCGCGATAGCCCGGCTATTGACGATGACGCGCGTCCCGGACGGTATGGTGTAGCCGTTTATGACGCAGTCGGCCATGGCGAGATGGGGCACCAGAAGCGGCGCAGGCATGTGAAGCCGGAGTGTCTCCTTGATCACGGCCTTTAGGTAGGCCAGATGGTTAAGATCGTCCTCTGTGACCATGTGTTTCCCCTTGGGTATGCTACTCCTCACCTCGGCCTGTAGCTTGGTCATGAGGTCGGGGTTTTGCATGAGCCGAGCCATGGCGTATTCCATCACTATGTATGATGTGTCCGTGCCAGCTCCAAACATGATCTACATATATGtgcatacataaatacatacggATCAGCTATTGATCTGGTAAAAGAATAATcgtcaacagcagcagcaactatGTACAGTATGTATGTATGCGAGGTGCAGGTCATAGTAACCACATGATATACTCCTATGTGGTAAGCAACCTAAAttattaaaaaaagaaaaagaaaaatgtagGTCATAGTACGTAGCGTACGTACCACCAACTGAGCTTTGACCTGCTCCCTTGTGAGGTTGTACTCTTTCTGAATCGAAAGCAAGTCGTGGATGTAGTCGGTGTCGTCGCCCAACGCCGGCGCCGGCTTGCTCTCATGTTCATGGATGAGGCTTTCGAGCAAGTCGTCCCACATCTTGTTCACTCTCCTGGCCCTGCCGCAAACCATCCACCTGATGATGTCCAGCTTCAGCAGCTCCGGGAAGTAGTCCCCCACGTTGAAGCCGCCAATGAGCAAGGAGTTGGTCTCCACCAGCTCCCTGAAGAGCTTCTCGTGGCCTTTCTGCCTGAAGGACTTGCCGCACACGGCGTGGCCCACGATGTTGGTGGAGAAGGCACTGAGCAGCTCGCCCAGGTCTAGGGCGGCCCCTGCGGCCATCGCATCGCGGAGCTTGGCCACGACCAGACACGCCTCCTCCTCGCGCGCCTGGCGGTAGGAGCGGACCTTGTTGGCGGTGAGGAGGTGCGTCATGGCGATCTTCTTCACCTGCCTCCAGTGGTCGCCGTAGGGGCAGAAGGCGATGTCACTGGGGCCGTAGAATATGATGTCGGTGGCGGGGTTGTGGGGCCGAGAAGCGAAGACGTCATCGTGCGTGCGGAGCACCGCCCGCGCGGCGTTCGACGAGGTGACAATGAGCGTCGGGACAGAGCCGAGGCGGAGGAGCATGAGGCCGTCGCGGCTGTGCTTGGCGGCGAGGTCGCCAAGGGAGACGTGTGGCTGGGAGCCAACCATGTGCAGGTGGCCGATCACGGGAAGCCAGCCGCCAGGAGATGGCAGCTTGCGCAGCAACTCTTCTCTCACTCTCGCAGCACTCCCCGAGCGGCGCACCATCACGAGGATGGTCACCAAGAGGGCGGCAGAGACCAGGACTAGCAGGAGCTCATCGCTTGGCACCTCACCCATAGCTCACAGCAGGCTAGCTTGTGTTCTGTTCACTCTACTGAATGAATGAATGATGATCGATATATAGCTGGTTTTATATATATCTACAAGACGTACGTATATATGCTAGCTGTACGCTTAGAGCAACTCTTGCAGACCCCGCACAACGGTCGGCCCGTAAAAAATCTGGCGATTATTCGGGTTTGGGCCCATTTTCCTGTCAGAACAGACACTGCAAACGCGGCCTGACCTGGAAATGTTTTACGGTGGCCCGTAAACGCGACCCCTCGACGGGTATAACTGCGGGTTCGACCGCTGGATGCGGATGGAAACCCTATCCCTCCACCGTCGcgaaaagccccccccccccacctcaccGCCGCACGCCTCCATTACGCCGCGTAGCCGCTCCAATCCACCGCCGCGCATGGCCAGCTCCGGTAGCCGTAGGGACGACGACCCCGAGAGGGCTCGTCGCGTCAGATCCGACGACGCCCGTAAGCACGCCGCCCCCCGGTACATGTGTTGGGGCctgacgccgccgccgtcgctcctCCGTCGCGAGACAAAGGAGTACGACCGCGCGCGCGGCCACCTCTTCTCCTGCAGCAGCTCAATCGAGGCGTCGAGctcccgctcgtcctcctccGTCCCACCGGTGAAGAGGGCTCCCGTCGGTGAAGATGGATCCGGAGGCCGAGACGGTGCCGGAGCGACGTGCCAGGGTCGTCATCGGACCAGAGGACTTCCTCCGTCCGGCGGAGGCGGATAGCCTCCTGCCCGTGCTGCTAGCGCGGAGTGCACGGGAGGCCGAAGAGGATCACCAGCGCCaccggagggaggaggagatcgacaccgTTGTCTACGAGCAGGGTGTTGCGTCGGCCAtcgccttcggccacaaggtggaggagtggcgcCGCGAAGCTACTGCGGAGAAGCGCATCTACGTCGTGCTCTcctccgacgaggacgacgactgaATGTAGGCTATCTACTACTGCACGAGCTCGACTCCGGTGAGCTCCATTTTGGGTAGTGCGGTAGTATAGGTAGTAGCTCCAGTAGGTGATGTCCCCTCTAGTACTGAATGTAGTGTTGTATGATCATGAATGTAGTGTTGTATGATCATGACTGTGGTTCTGAACATGCCCGCGAAtgtttatttttcaaattatgcagtttcATTATGTGGGTTCTGTTCTGCAGCGCAACTTTTCGTCCCGCAAAACCCCAATTCGACGAACTGCAAAATGCGTTTGCAGGTCATGAATAtacagggtctgctagagttgctcttaggctCCAGCCACACATAGTTATTCTCCCCACCTCTGGTCTGGTCTGGTCTGGTATCGTATGTCCCGTGTCCGTAGCCGTCCCCTCATATATCACCCCTCAAATCAATACTAGTACTACCTCATGCATAAATTCATCAtatgattattattattattatcgcgGGGAAACGATTATAGGCGACCGTCATTAGTGGTGCCAAACATGTGTCACGGCACAAAATTTGGGACAACATATTAGTGATGTGCGTTCCAAAAGTATTATCTGGAGCCTAGTCGAATCCGACAAAGGTTACTAGTCCTATATGTGTGAGATTGTTGAAACGCCACTAGCATAACTTTTGTAATGTCGTGTCGTGCCGTAAACTTTTTTTTTTGCAGGGCTCAGCGAGCCACTATTACAAGACAATTATGACATGTCGCCTTATAGGCACGCCACTAGTCACTAATAGGCACGCCACTAATAGATTTGATATACCGTCACTATTGGTGATTCAAAAAAATGCCTAGTCTTGGAAAAACGGTTTTAGCTTTTGCATACAAACCCAGATTGTGCTCAATTCTTTATCAACAAGTATCTATACACAAAGTTACCTATGAAATTCAACCTCATGTTGCCGTCTTCAAAATTCCCTCTCGGAAATAGGTTTTGGACGTTTTAATTTAGGTGTTAGAATACTAGTGTCATGTGGGATATATCACTACAAAGAATATGTTGATTTTTGCCCCTTCATTTTGGTCACTATATGGTCGCCATATGCTCACTATTTTCCATTAATAACCATTTTGTGACAAAAACCAACGgtcaaaaaatgaaaccccttgatCATTAACGGCTTTTCCAATGAAATGGtaataagagcaactccaaccaagCGACCCATTTTGTATGTGCGTGTACATTTGGGTCGCGGCGGACATAAAACTCGACCCAACGCGGCAAACCAAACGGACATGCGTCCATTTTGTGTGTGTCCGTGACCGATTCCAGGCCCAAATTTGATTCGAATTTGCGTCGGGACGGACATGCGCGACACCCGCCCTTCTCCCCCCATGGCCCACCACTCGGTGGCACAGCGccaccatcccccccccccccacactttTCGAAAAACCTCCCGCCGACTTGCACGTGTGCCACGGACGACAACACGCCGCCGctggcctcgcctccctcgccaCCGCTGGCCCTGTAGCCGCAAAAGGAGGCAAGCCCCACGGTGGCGACCGCAAAGCACCGGAAAacccaaggagaagaaggagatgacaAACGATGAGCGCGCCATCGAGTCGTGTAGGAGGAAGTACCACCGACACGCGCAAAAAGCTAGGAACAACGCCATGGTCATGGCCACCCTTGTTGCCGCCGCAGAGCAAGAGGTCGACGCCACGAGGTGGGCCCTGCTGATGCTAGGATACACCAGTAGTTGTtgaggtacaacaatttttttgtTGGTCCCAAGTAGCATTTAcattaatactccctccatttactTATAAAAGGTCACCATGAAATATACATTTTGCATCTATACAAGGCCACTAACAATAATCGAGGCAATCATTAATGATATTTTCTCTTACTAGCAACCTATTTAATTCTCCATGCATGCAGTCATAATGACAATCAGTTACTTCCATCACTCAATGTTCTTGCGTCCATGTGATGTACTAATGATTCCAGTAAACAAAAATCAAAGGCTAGCTTTGAAAGCATTATGAGTTTGTGGtcttgtatataaaaatggagggagtagtgaTTTTTGTGAGAAGAAAAATATTATAGGCTGATTCCTATTGTTCCAGTACCATCTTATCGCAGAAACAGAGAAACACCAAGCTGGACTGCTGGTCGAGGAGATGCATATGTGAGCACTTTCTACTGGCCAAGTTCAGAAGCAAAAGAACGGCTTATATTTACATAAGCAACAGAAAGGTGTTCTAGGCTTATAATGTGTTGCACTTTCTGCTGTAACGCATCCATTGTTTAGTGTGTTTTAAAGTAGCTTTATCCTCTTTTTGCTTGAAAAGAAAGGAGAAAGAAATGTCTAAGAACCCGGAGGTATTCCTGCAGCCTGATAGGTCGCCTACTCCTTTGAATACTATTCATATCGTACTTAACTCAGTGAGCAAATTGACGAGTAAGGGTATATATCTTCCGTGTCTATGTGAAATAACTGCGATAGTTTTATAACACCAAATGGTGCAAATTGCATCCAATGCATGTCAACAATACAGAGGCCCGGGGCATTCCTCCTTTTCATAGAAAAAAATACATGGTCATCAGCACCACCGACGTGTTCAGGAAACCCATAATATTACATGTgagtgtagatatgggttttcttCTTTGGTCAAATACAGCTAGGTTATACTAACAACCCGTGTTTGCATGTCCTAATTTATGTCTGCAAAAGCTGTATCTTTTGTTGAGCTATATATTATAATATTATGTGTATGTGCGCTGCAGATATGTTACGTCGCATGCAGGAATTATAATTTAAGTTTACAGTTAGGCACGCCTAATCtcacacaccacaaaatttccttCATGTTCACTACTCCCTCCCttctaaaatataagaccttttagagattctactataaactacatacggatgtatgtagtcatattttaggatgtagattcattcattttgctccgtatctagtctatagtgaaatctctaaaatgtcttatattaaggaacggaggaagtacatctTTTATCTTCAATTTGGATAGAGTCTAAGCCATAACTCTTTAGTGTTATTTATCTTCAAAAGTTTGCTAGGGGCTATAGATGCGATTTCAGTCATTACAGTCCTGTGCAACGCAATGACTGATGTATGGAAAAATTGTATTAAAAATGTTACATTGACCTTATTTCTCATGATTTGAAAAAATTACATTAAAATATATTGCATAATTTATAGTTAATGCTTCACCTGGTGCAAACGCACCGGTATTTATACTAGTTACTCTTACAGAAAAGAACTACTCCTACATAAGTAATCATGTCCGTCCATATCCTCACAAACAACAATGTCTACAACAATTCAATAATAATCGCAACACTACCAAAAAAATTTAGGTCATTTATTGTTACTACTTACCAAGATTATCCATAGTGGAAGTAACATAGAATTTAAATCAGCAAATTTGCTTATGTGACAACAGTTTAATaaggaaataaataaattaagTATCATAGCTAGTTACTCATTCTATAaataacatcacacaaagcaaaacaACATATGTTTACAATATAATAAATAGAATATTGCATGACATCACACATACATTACTCTCTATTATAGAGGTAATAGCATAGACTAGTAGTAAGATATGCATGTCACTTCCTCCGTAAACTACTATAAGACGTTTGAGATCACTAATCTAGTAttctaaaacgtcttatattagtttacagacttCCCTCTATGAGGCAATTTAATTAAGCAGCGGTGAGTAGGTCGGCTGCCTCGGTGATGGCCTTTTGGAGGGTGTTGCCGATGTCGATGACGAAGCGATACCTTACATCAGCCTTGGCGAGGCGGTCCATGGCCGTGTTGACATAGTCGGCACGGATGACCTCGATGTCGGCCGTCACGCCGTGCTTGGCCGCGAGGTCCAGCATCTCCTGGGTCTCGCTCATGCCGCCCATGCAGCTCCCCGCCAGGGTCTTGTTCGCTATAAACAACACCCtttgagtatatatatatatatatatgtacatatgTACTTCCTTCTtttttaaatataagtattttaagaCATTTTATTAGAAGACTACATCTAATTATATATAGACATAGTTTAAAAGGCTACAtgcgaatatatatatatatatataaacatagTTTAGAACGTAGATTTATTcaaattatatttaggaacggaggaagtaaatatgtatgcatgtatgatgATTTCTTGTAGTAATTGCAACAAAGACACTGTTGACGAACTAGTGAGTGACTTACTGGCAACGAGAGCGAAGGGAGGGAGCTGGATGGAATTCTCCGGGAGGCCGACCATGACCATCTTGCCGTTGGGCTTGAGCAAGCCGAGGAGAGGGGCTATGGGCATGTTTGCAGACACGGTGTTGATGATGCCATCCATGGTGCTCATCGCGGCCTTCATCTCGTCGGCGttgttgctgacgacgaacgcgtCGGCGCCGAGCCGCccgagggcctcctccttcttcccgggcgacgagctgatcaccgttaCCTTCATCCCAAACGCCTTGCCGAACTTGACGGCCATGTGGCCCAGCCCGCCCAGCCCCACAACGCCGAGGTGCAGCCCGGGGATGTTGAGCCCGTGGTGCTTCATGGGGCTGTACACGGTGATGCCGGCGCAGAGCAGCGGGGCGCCCTTGTCCAGCGGCATGGCTTCCGGGAACCGGACAACGAAGCgctccttcaccaccaccatgCTTGAGTAGCCGCCGTAGGTGACGGCGTTGGTGCCGCTGCCGCTGTCGTCGAACGAGTTGTAGGTGAAGGCCATGGCCGGGCAGTGGTTCTCGCAGCCCTTGGCACAGCTCTCGCACGACCCGCACGAGTTCACCATGCACCCGACGCCCACGCGGTCGCCGGCCGCGAACCTGGTCACCTTCTTGCCCACCTCGCTGACCTCGCCGGCGATCTCGTGCCCAGGGATCATCGGGTACCTAGCGTTTTTCCACTCGTTCTTAATGCTGTGCAGGTCAGAGTGGCATATCCCGCAGTAGAGAATCTTTATCGCCACATCCTCAGCTCCAGTGCTCCTGTAAAGTATTTTTACCAACAACCGTACATCATCTCCATTCCACTACTACGTATGGGGCGATCGAGGTCGAGATCGACGAGAGGAGAGTACGTAGGTACCTCCGGGTTATGGCGAGAGGGGAGAGGTGGCCGGAGCTCTCGAGCGCGGCCAGACCCACCGCCTTCCTGGCCGTCATTCTATCCGTTAGTGAGGCCGGGAGATGTAGAGGTGAAAGCCTTACGGGCGGAAGGTTCTAGTTAACCTTCTATCCCACACAAATCCTATAGGGATCCTATATATATACAAGTTCATCCCACAAAAATGCTACACCTCACCTAATCATCCCCCTGATTCTGTCAGGGTGGGCCTGGGCCTTACTTCCTTCCAACCAAATTAGACCACGTGAGCAGTTACGTAAGGTTTCGTAAGAGTTTTTACGTAGATGTAACAAAGCTCGTTCATCCCATTACCTTATTTATctcaatatatatatacatatcccACTTAATCAACTCTACTACTTTTATTTCTCTCAACATGCATGAGAGATACTGCTTAATATATAGGAGTATTTTATAATTACAAATCTCAAATACAAAAAGAATATATGTATTTTTAATCATTAGTATCATATTCAGATTTAAGACAaccaaatattataaaaatatatataagatCCTAATGATTGACCTTTCTTGAAGGGGTTGATGAGAGTAAACGCAACCTTCTTCCACCGGCCAAAATTTCATTATTGGAAACGGTTATCTTACTAGATTCTAGGAGGATATGTGGCTAGGTGAGACACCACTGGCCACACAAATTCCATCCTTGTATAATATTGTGCAGCGTAAGGGCATACAAGATGCTATAGTATTGCAGTCTTTACCTCTTAATGTTCAGTTTCGGAGATTCTTAGTGGGAGACCAGTGGAACGCTTGGCTACATCTCGTCGGTAGTTTGATGGACGTTCGAATCTCGGATGAGCCTGATATCATTCCCTACAAACTACCGGTGAATTGTTTGTTTTGTGTAAAATCTATGTATGTAGACCTAATCAACTCTGGCTCAATCCCAAGATAGATACATATTTAGAACATTAAAGTGTCCTTAAGAATCAAAGTCTTCATATGATTTCGTCACAAGGAGGTGATTTTGAGCAAGGACAACTTGTCAAAGCGTAGTTGGGAGGGCAGTCAACCATGTTTATTTTGTGATTAAGATGAAACgattaaacacctctttctcaAATGTCTGATGGCTAGAATATTATAACATTCTGTTTAGATAGCCTCTAATACTACCCCTACCAATACTATGCACATGTTATTTGGAACTTAGCTAATTGGGGTCGATCCAACTGTTGCCACACATGTTCGGATAGGAGTATGCGCATTATATACTTTGAGATATAAGAAACGGCAAACATACTCGGATTAGTTTTTTGCAGGTAATCTACCAGGCGACTACGTGGATCTGTACATGATCGTTAGTACTTCGTGCGGAAGCGAGGAAACATTTGGTTATTGGGTCTCCCCGATGTGAGATGATAGTAAAGTAGATCTACAATCGGTTTGGGTGTTTAGTTATCTCATCTTATTTTTGTCCCTTGCGGCATTTTACGTTTTCTTTTTATTGATTATGTTTAACTGGGACAAAACATGTACTTGAGCGCAAAGATTGTTTAATTATTTGCTTAATAATACGGCTGCGTGCttcgtccatccatccatccatgcatGTTTGTTTATTCCAAAAAAACCCATACAAACCCCTCCatccatgcatgcatgtttgtttaTTCCGAAAACCCATACAAACCAATTAAGGCCCCGCATATTTCATGCATGTCATGAACCTAGCAAGAGCAAGAGTGGTAGCATGTTTTCTTATTCCTAAAACATGGCGTATAAGCTAGAGGAGGTGGGCTGGAACATTCCATTCATATTccaagcatgatgatgatgatgaatctaGAGTCTTGGGGGGAGGTTGCATGAGTACATCCTTGACGAGGCTGTGAAGGTTGGCCATGGATCTGGCAGGAGCAGCACGGGCACAGATCTCCTTCCACTCGGCTGCCTTGCGCTTCAACTTGTTCCCTCCGTCGCCTTCCATGGCCTCCCTTATCCTCGCCTCCACCACTTGGCGGCGCACGTTGTCGCCGACCTCCATCCCGACGCCCCACTCGACGGACGCGTAGCGGCAGTTGGTCTGCTGCTCGGCGAAGAAGGGCCAGCCCAGCATGGGCACCCCGGCGCTGATGGCCACCAAGGCGGAGTTCCAGCCGCAGTGCGTGAGGAAGACGCCGAGGGCCGGGTGCTGCAGCACCGCCTCCTGGTCGCACCAGCTCGTCAGGAGGCACCTGCCCTTGGTGGCCTGCAGGAACTCGGCAGGGAGCTGCATGGCGGCATCGTCGTCCTTCTTGGCCGCCAGCAGGTCCTTCCTCACGATCCACAGGAAGGGGTGGCCGCAGTTGGCCAAGCCCCACGCGAACTCCACCAGCTCCTCGCCGGACATGG encodes:
- the LOC123450639 gene encoding 3-hydroxyindolin-2-one monooxygenase-like, which produces MGEVPSDELLLVLVSAALLVTILVMVRRSGSAARVREELLRKLPSPGGWLPVIGHLHMVGSQPHVSLGDLAAKHSRDGLMLLRLGSVPTLIVTSSNAARAVLRTHDDVFASRPHNPATDIIFYGPSDIAFCPYGDHWRQVKKIAMTHLLTANKVRSYRQAREEEACLVVAKLRDAMAAGAALDLGELLSAFSTNIVGHAVCGKSFRQKGHEKLFRELVETNSLLIGGFNVGDYFPELLKLDIIRWMVCGRARRVNKMWDDLLESLIHEHESKPAPALGDDTDYIHDLLSIQKEYNLTREQVKAQLVIMFGAGTDTSYIVMEYAMARLMQNPDLMTKLQAEVRSSIPKGKHMVTEDDLNHLAYLKAVIKETLRLHMPAPLLVPHLAMADCVINGYTIPSGTRVIVNSRAIARDPSSWESAEEFLPERFMQGGSAAAMDYKGNGFLYLPFGTGRRICPGINFAIAAIEIMLANLVYHFDWKLPPGSAERGISMTESFGLTVHRKDKLLLVPLVPQDYET
- the LOC123450919 gene encoding probable cinnamyl alcohol dehydrogenase 5, coding for MTARKAVGLAALESSGHLSPLAITRRSTGAEDVAIKILYCGICHSDLHSIKNEWKNARYPMIPGHEIAGEVSEVGKKVTRFAAGDRVGVGCMVNSCGSCESCAKGCENHCPAMAFTYNSFDDSGSGTNAVTYGGYSSMVVVKERFVVRFPEAMPLDKGAPLLCAGITVYSPMKHHGLNIPGLHLGVVGLGGLGHMAVKFGKAFGMKVTVISSSPGKKEEALGRLGADAFVVSNNADEMKAAMSTMDGIINTVSANMPIAPLLGLLKPNGKMVMVGLPENSIQLPPFALVATNKTLAGSCMGGMSETQEMLDLAAKHGVTADIEVIRADYVNTAMDRLAKADVRYRFVIDIGNTLQKAITEAADLLTAA